Proteins from a single region of Helicoverpa armigera isolate CAAS_96S chromosome 21, ASM3070526v1, whole genome shotgun sequence:
- the LOC110377083 gene encoding uncharacterized protein LOC110377083 — MYFYSRSYAVNIFKMSHKSQSNATSLDTNTEALEIIREEQGSPTTSSVRITASKATAEDLLKCICRKYDEGVKEQIDLDKLDEILKEKEAELRADYDKILAREKELIKERFDFILINEQTRASYMLREAHRERQEKINALQSQLQCKNLAALMYVMCTERRRSRLEKLRIIRDYNAYIEVLQNILTEGQDLILHLSRGYKTAARVDHEWREKMKKIVSEFLSFIYHFAGGTPETNQYMLDLPKLLKIDTPVVDDPHEDPCEEEEEGEGQEGAEENPVFEEPHETSWWERLTDEPRPFVMYGDMAEFNPKQRKEVLTHLKAPKTAPKRWQQYVFRDMFFNNKCSNLSKIKDLYLEKLPVPVKWECSYSPVNDRDSNMKGNSKQSIGNIFRGNSVDIRGNMGSILKIIASVPNGPVSAKTELLGARDSMELTSTTKLKERISIKPPEHVEVDEKDTVINIGKKRLSVFDVQDEEETVEPVAAEPVHQEDEIVDESMSQLGSIHNDSLSVIQTHVPEADHKINYERVCPMEKCQRLQVDSFMRSLPPYMRANPFTHFEQTFDQYETCTPEQLEMLKQRIENKKVKEEEELSIESSPLSEWVGRGVACQTSNLSLDLPPCECYVPSPTPVSSNYTFNLQDLMPVKHAMDAIHRECLYDDNINFNRFKLIGQDSRAQVKEEEPKQDFMKTRYDEIKKILKQHPSLLDIFQANTK; from the exons atGTACTTTTATTCTAGAAGTTATGCTGTAAATATATTCAAG atGTCTCATAAATCTCAAAGCAATGCCACAAGCTTGGATACAAATACAGAAGCGTTAGAAATTATCAGAGAAGAGCAAGGTTCTCCAACAACATCTTCTGTACGCATTACGGCTTCAAAAGCAACCGCAGAAGATTTATTGAAATGCATTTGCCGAAAATATGACGAG GGTGTTAAAGAGCAAATAGATTTAGACAAACTAGACGAAATACTCAAGGAAAAGGAAGCTGAGCTGCGTGCAGATTATGATAAGATATTGGCAAGAGAGAAGGAGCTCATAAAGGAAAGATTCGACTTCATTTTAAT AAACGAACAAACACGTGCATCTTATATGCTTCGAGAAGCACACAGGGAAAGACAAGAAAAAATCAATGCATTACAAAGTCAATTACAATGTAAAAACTTAGCAgctttaatgtatgttatgtgtACGGAAAGAAGAAGAAGTCGATTAGAAAAATTAAGAATCATTAGAG aTTACAATGCTTATATAgaagttttacaaaatatactgACTGAAGGCCAAGACTTGATCCTTCATTTATCGAGGGGCTACAAGACGGCGGCTAGGGTTGACCATGAATGGCgtgaaaaaatgaaaaaaatcgtTAGTGAG TTCCTGTCTTTCATCTACCACTTTGCGGGAGGCACTCCAGAAACGAACCAGTATATGCTAGATCTGCCGAAGTTGCTTAAGATCGATACACCAGTAGTCGATGACCCGCACGAGGACCCTtgtgaagaagaagaagaaggggAGGGTCAGGAAGGTGCAGAAGAGAACCCTGTGTTTGAAGAAC CCCATGAGACATCCTGGTGGGAGAGACTGACGGATGAGCCCCGTCCCTTCGTCATGTACGGAGACATGGCTGAGTTTAACCCGAAGCAGCGAAAGGAGGTCCTCACTCATTTGAAGGCTCCTAAGACTGCTCCGAAACGATGGCAGCAATATG TTTTCAGAGACATGTTCTTCAACAATAAGTGTAGCAATCTGAGTAAAATCAAGGACTTGTACTTGGAAAAGCTGCCCGTGCCGGTCAAATGGGAATGTTCATATTCACCTGTTAACGATAGGGACAGCAATATGAAAGGCAATTCTAAACAG TCGATCGGAAATATATTTCGAGGGAACAGTGTGGATATCCGAGGCAATATGGGCTCTATTCTCAAGATTAT CGCATCAGTGCCCAATGGGCCTGTGTCTGCGAAGACAGAACTCCTCGGAGCCAGGGACTCTATGGAACTTACTTCTACCACCAAACTG AAAGAAAGGATTTCCATAAAACCCCCGGAACACGTGGAAGTGGACGAAAAAGATACGGTCATCAATATTGGGAAGAAACGA ttATCTGTTTTCGACGTGCAAGATGAAGAAGAAACCGTAGAACCAGTTGCGGC agAACCTGTGCACCAAGAAGATGAAATAGTTGATGAATCAATGTCACAACTTGG GAGTATACATAATGACAGTCTGTCAGTAATACAAACACATGTACCTGAAGCTGACCACAAGATTAACTACGAAAGG GTATGTCCCATGGAGAAGTGTCAGCGGCTCCAAGTGGACTCCTTCATGAGGTCTCTCCCGCCGTACATGAGAGCAAACCCCTTCACTCATTTCGAACAGACCTTTGATCAGTATGAGACTTGCACACCAG AACAACTGGAGATGCTAAAACAGCGGATAGAGAACAAGAAGGTTAAAGAAGAAGAGGAACTATCCATAGAATCGTCGCCCCTGTCCGAGTGGGTAGGCAGAGGAGTCGCTTGCCAGACATCCAACCTCTCTCTGGACTTACCTCCTTGCGAGTGCTATGTCCCCAGCCCGACACCTGTGTCTAGCAACTATACTTTCAACC TACAAGACCTGATGCCAGTGAAGCACGCAATGGATGCAATCCACCGCGAGTGTCTCTACGACGATAATATCAACTTCAACAGGTTCAAGCTAATAGGACAGGACAGTAGGGCGCAAGT AAAAGAAGAAGAACCAAAGCAAGACTTCATGAAAACGCGATACGACGAAATAAAGAAGATATTGAAACAACACCCCAGCTTACTGGACATATTTCAAGCCAACACTAAATAA
- the LOC110377084 gene encoding sperm flagellar protein 1: MTNFDSPIPLSEIESVLAWVDTFKLSRPTKKINRDFSDAVLLAEILSVHYPKLVEMHNYPPRNSHSLKLNNWMTLNRKVLKKLKLNLCCNTMEQLANCAPGIIERVLVMVRDKIRRDEEMNKSAKEAEQNLSSGGSYYEACGDDEHVLVVPVKTRVNGVLETVQQKMISYETYCLLKEELKDTKEAAEVLKQKVEHLDNLLKLKEERIDELQNQLERKQSRRKEIEALTNNLSVPFDSVPPSPNHSHRNECIIMPMKTSSLRSVDSKGKIDDSRIPVAKDSMKTISKPSLTEIAVMDLDKLTVDRIKSDVFKEIELVEEKYEAYAEVECFEDFKDTQENVTTIEETIHNEIIDISKPIDVSKPIDISKPIEFGQDTSMVN; the protein is encoded by the exons ATGACTAATTTTGACTCCCCTATACCATTGTCGGAAATCGAATCTGTGCTGGCTTGGGTCGATACTTTCAAATTGTCGAGGCCCACAAAGAAGATAAATCGGGACTTTTCTGATGCTG TTCTCCTAGCAGAAATCCTCAGCGTCCATTATCCAAAGTTAGTGGAGATGCACAACTACCCGCCTCGGAACAGCCACTCGCTGAAGCTGAACAACTGGATGACCCTGAACAGGAAGGTCCTGAAGAAGCTCAAGCTCAACCTCTGTTGTAACACCATGGAACAGCTGGCTAACTGTGCTCCTGGGATTATAGAGAGAGTACTTGTAATGG TTCGAGATAAAATCCGTCGTGATGAGGAAATGAATAAATCGGCaaaggaggcagaacaaaatctGTCGAGTGGAGGCAGTTACTACGAGGCCTGTGGTGATGATG AACACGTCCTAGTGGTGCCAGTGAAGACGAGGGTCAACGGCGTGCTGGAGACAGTTCAGCAGAAGATGATCAGCTACGAGACGTACTGCTTGCTCAAGGAGGAGCTCAAAGATACCAAGGAAGCTGCTGAAGTCCTCAAACAAAAG GTTGAGCACCTAGACaatttactaaaactaaaagaagAGAGAATAGATGAGCTGCAAAACCAGTTAGAAAGGAAACAGTCTAGGCGGAAGGAGATAGAAGCTTTAACAAATAATCTTTCAGTTCCTTTTGACAGCGTCCCACCAAGTCCCAATCACAGCCATAGGAACGAGTGCATTATAATGCCAATGAAAACCAGCTCCCTAAGAAGTGTAGATTCCAAAGGGAAGATAGACGATTCCAGAATTCCTGTCGCCAAGGATTCAATGAAAACTATTTCGAAACCCAGTCTAACTGAAATAGCCGTTATGGACCTCGATAAACTCACAGTCGATAGAATAAAGTCAGATGTCTTCAAAGAAATTGAGTTGgtagaagaaaaatatgaagCTTACGCTGAAGTGGAATGTTTTGAGGATTTCAAAGACACACAGGAAAATGTCACAACTATTGAAGAAACTATACATAATGAGATAATAGATATCAGTAAGCCAATAGATGTCAGTAAACCAATAGATATCAGTAAACCAATAGAATTTGGACAAGATACTAGTATGGTTAATTAG
- the LOC110377063 gene encoding retinol dehydrogenase 14, with product MIVAEAWKASYLYWVFPVLIVATVFAILGLFGVVFAIRLFAKYTCGQFRKPTRMDGKTVIVTGCTGGIGKETARELAKRGARVIMACRNLEAAEKVKAEIIEDTKNTKVIVKKLDLSSFASIREFAADINKTETKLDVLVHNAGYADTFKKRKTVDDIEMTMETNHYGPFLLTHLLIDLLKKSAPSRIVVVASSLYRIGAFNIDNPNPVDTLPGYLYYASKEANILFTRELARRLEGTGVTVNCLHPGLIESGIWSSVPPPLSWMLYPIIKCFFKNPQQGCQTTVMLAVDEKLEKVSGKYFSDCRESSLSNSVSNMTRAKKVWEISEKMVKLGEDDPRIEA from the exons ATGATTGTCGCCGAAGCTTGGAAAGCAAGCTACCTCTACTGGGTGTTCCCGGTCCTGATCGTCGCTACGGTCTTCGCAATCCTCGGTCTTTTCGGCGTGGTCTTCGCAATCAGACTCTTCGCCAAATACACCTGTGGCCAGTTCCGAAAGCCGACCAGAATGGACGGAAAGACCGTTATTGTCACGGGTTGTACCGGCGGTATCGGGAAGGAGACTGCCAGAGAACTGGCTAAGAGAGGAGCCAGGGTCATCATGGCTTGCAGGAATTTGGAGGCGGCTGAGAAAGTCAAAG CGGAAATCATCGAAGACACAAAGAACACTAAAGTCATCGTCAAAAAACTGGACCTCAGTTCATTCGCGTCCATCCGCGAGTTCGCCGCCGATATCAACAAGACTGAGACCAAACTGGACGTCTTAGTTCACAACGCTGGATACGCGGACACCTTCAAAAAGAGGAAAACCGTCGACGACATCGAAATGACCATGGAGACGAACCATTATGGACCTTTCTTACTCACACATCTTCTCATTGACTTGTTGAAGAAAAGTGCTCCTTCAAGAATCGTCGTAGTCGCTTCGTCTTTATACCGTATTGGTGCCTTCAACATCGACAACCCGAACCCAGTGGATACGCTCCCAGGGTACCTGTACTACGCTTCTAAAGAAGCAAACATCCTCTTCACGAGAGAACTAGCGAGAAGACTCGAAGGGACAGGCGTGACCGTCAACTGCCTGCATCCAGGTTTAATCGAATCTGGTATCTGGAGCTCCGTGCCACCTCCATTGAGCTGGATGCTTTACCCCATCATCAAGTGTTTCTTCAAGAACCCCCAGCAAGGTTGCCAGACCACAGTCATGTTGGCAGTTGACGAGAAATTGGAGAAAGTTTCGGGAAAATACTTTTCTGACTGCAGAGAGAGTTCACTGTCAAATTCAGTCAGCAATATGACAAGAGCGAAAAAAGTCTGGGAAATTTCTGAGAAAATGGTCAAATTGGGCGAAGATGACCCTAGAATTGAAGCGTAG